Proteins encoded together in one Electrophorus electricus isolate fEleEle1 chromosome 9, fEleEle1.pri, whole genome shotgun sequence window:
- the pebp1 gene encoding phosphatidylethanolamine-binding protein 1 has translation MPVDVSQWNGQLCLTDVEEQPARALAVKYGPLEVDELGKVLTPTQVQNRPTSIEWEGCDSSKLYTLAMTDPDAPSRKDPKFREWHHFLVVNMKGNDISSGCVMSDYVGSGPPKGTGLHRYVWLVYEQPGSISCTERVLTNCSGEHRGKFKILNFRKKYGLGCPVAGTCYQAEWDNYVPRLYEQLSGK, from the exons ATGCCGGTGGACGTGAGCCAGTGGAATGGGCAGCTCTGCCTTACGGACGTGGAAGAGCAACCGGCGCGGGCGCTCGCCGTTAAATACGGTCCGCTGGAAGTGGACGAGCTGGGGAAGGTTCTCACCCCGACCCAG GTGCAGAACCGACCCACGTCGATTGAGTGGGAGGGTTGCGACTCCAGTAAGCTGTACACTTTGGCCATGACCGACCCGGACGCTCCCAGCAGGAAAGACCCCAAGTTCCG GGAATGGCACCACTTCCTGGTGGTTAATATGAAGGGGAACGATATCTCCAGTGGATGCGTCATGTCCGACTACGTTGGATCTGGTCCCCCAAAAGGAACTG gcCTTCATCGCTACGTGTGGCTGGTGTACGAACAGCCGGGCTCCATCAGCTGCACCGAGCGCGTGCTAACCAACTGCTCCGGCGAGCACCGCGGAAAATTCAAGATCCTGAACTTCCGCAAAAAGTACGGCCTGGGCTGCCCCGTGGCCGGCACGTGCTACCAGGCGGAGTGGGACAACTACGTGCCCAGACTGTACGAGCAGCTGAGCGGGAAATAG